The following proteins are encoded in a genomic region of Streptomyces gobiensis:
- a CDS encoding Hsp20/alpha crystallin family protein produces the protein MTLPVRRSGGAPARRTHPWGIRDSFSEFETLWDEMGRLVERAAAPVGEHPWMPLAEEMETEDAYVVRAELPGVPSENVAVELEGNELCITGEITEEQQGKVLARRTGQFSYRSTLPGGIDSDNIEAELADGVLTVRVPKAEQARRRKIEIGRGRE, from the coding sequence ATGACACTGCCGGTACGCCGTTCAGGCGGCGCCCCCGCCCGCCGTACGCACCCCTGGGGGATCCGGGATTCCTTCAGCGAGTTCGAAACGCTGTGGGACGAGATGGGACGGCTCGTCGAGCGGGCCGCGGCCCCCGTGGGCGAGCACCCCTGGATGCCGCTCGCCGAGGAGATGGAGACCGAGGACGCCTATGTGGTGCGGGCTGAGCTGCCCGGTGTCCCCAGCGAGAACGTGGCGGTAGAGCTGGAGGGCAATGAGCTGTGCATCACCGGTGAGATCACGGAGGAGCAGCAGGGCAAGGTGCTGGCCCGCCGTACCGGACAGTTCAGCTACCGCAGCACGCTGCCCGGCGGTATTGACAGCGACAACATCGAGGCCGAGCTGGCTGACGGGGTGCTCACCGTACGCGTCCCCAAGGCCGAGCAGGCCAGGCGCCGCAAGATCGAGATCGGCAGGGGCAGGGAGTAG
- a CDS encoding VOC family protein, which produces MPEQPEGMPCWADVTVPDLAAGKRFYGELFGWTFDEGSAEYGYYTQAFSDGKKVAALAPPMPGGEEWPTAWTVYFASPDVDATAAKVREHGGQILLEPMTVGDFGRMLIAQDPGGVVFGVWQAGTHRGFEKKGEPGSFCWTEIATRDPDAADAFFPAVFPFGVKRMEDPAMDYKAWGIAGETVAGRFKMTPDMPAEMPPYTEVYFAVDNCDEAVATVTGLGGHVSFEPMDTPFGRISGVADQQGAKFALIDPKTTKGDMPTFT; this is translated from the coding sequence ATGCCTGAACAGCCCGAGGGTATGCCCTGCTGGGCCGACGTCACGGTCCCCGATCTGGCGGCGGGGAAGAGGTTCTACGGTGAGCTGTTCGGCTGGACCTTCGACGAAGGCTCAGCGGAGTACGGCTACTACACGCAAGCGTTCTCCGACGGCAAGAAGGTCGCCGCGCTCGCGCCCCCGATGCCCGGCGGCGAGGAGTGGCCCACGGCCTGGACCGTCTACTTCGCATCACCGGACGTCGATGCGACCGCCGCCAAGGTCCGGGAGCATGGCGGACAGATCCTCCTGGAGCCGATGACCGTGGGGGATTTCGGCAGGATGCTCATCGCCCAGGATCCGGGCGGCGTCGTCTTCGGCGTCTGGCAGGCGGGCACCCACCGGGGCTTTGAGAAGAAGGGCGAGCCGGGATCGTTCTGCTGGACCGAGATCGCCACCCGCGATCCCGATGCCGCGGATGCCTTCTTCCCGGCCGTCTTCCCCTTCGGGGTGAAGCGGATGGAGGACCCCGCCATGGACTACAAGGCGTGGGGCATCGCAGGCGAGACCGTGGCGGGCCGCTTCAAGATGACCCCGGACATGCCCGCTGAGATGCCGCCGTACACCGAGGTCTACTTCGCCGTCGACAACTGCGATGAGGCGGTCGCCACGGTCACCGGGCTCGGCGGTCATGTGAGCTTCGAGCCCATGGACACTCCCTTCGGCCGTATCTCGGGCGTCGCCGACCAGCAGGGCGCGAAGTTCGCTCTCATCGACCCCAAGACGACCAAGGGAGACATGCCCACATTCACCTGA
- a CDS encoding ABC transporter permease: MRHTRTPARIPVTLALPALLAVAFLLLPLLGILARTSWSDVGGHLTSPGVTEALRLSLVVSCWALALSLLLGVPLAWTLARVDFPGKALVRSLVLLPMVLPPTVGGVALLLGFGRRGLLGPWLEGTFGITLPFHTSGAVLAAAFVSMPFLVISLEGTIAGLRPRYEETAGSLGASPVRVFFTITLPMVAPGLVAGAALTWARALGEFGATITFAGNLPGATQTLPLQVYLLLQDQPEAATSVSLLLLVIAMAVLIALRGRWTGATADSSRGPGRQRERKPEAKSEEAAEAGETESPATTDRWSLRADLTGFTQLTLDAEPGTTIAVVGPNGAGKTTLLRALLGLTPRAHATLRLGGLDATTLPLHRRGVAWVPQDGALFPHLNALANTAYGPRAHGASRAEARRTAQRWLDRLGVGHLAHRKPAQLSGGQAQRVALARALATRPRLLLLDEPLAALDQTTRAHVRHTLRSHLEGFGGVCLIVTHDPVEAVSLADRVLVLDEGRALQDGPPAEVTRHPRSPWVARMLGRNAWPGTATADGLELPGGGRLIVADPLLADTEALAIIAPEAVSVHRGRPSGSPRNVWPGTIREITAVGSRLRVLITSGQAPDLVAEITPEAAAELGLTDGTPVWTSVKATETTLVRI, translated from the coding sequence ATGAGACACACCCGTACGCCTGCGCGTATCCCCGTCACCCTGGCCCTCCCTGCCCTGCTGGCGGTCGCGTTTCTGCTTCTGCCGCTGCTCGGGATCCTGGCCCGCACCTCGTGGAGCGACGTCGGCGGTCATCTGACCAGCCCAGGGGTCACCGAGGCACTGCGGCTGTCGCTGGTCGTGTCCTGCTGGGCACTGGCCCTGTCCCTGCTGCTCGGAGTGCCGCTTGCCTGGACGCTGGCGCGGGTGGACTTCCCCGGCAAGGCACTGGTGCGTTCGCTGGTCCTGCTGCCGATGGTGCTGCCGCCCACCGTCGGCGGTGTCGCCCTGCTTCTCGGGTTCGGCCGCCGGGGGCTGCTCGGGCCCTGGCTGGAGGGCACCTTCGGCATAACGCTGCCCTTCCACACCTCGGGTGCCGTACTCGCCGCAGCGTTTGTCTCGATGCCCTTCCTGGTCATCAGCCTGGAGGGCACCATCGCCGGGCTGCGGCCCCGTTACGAGGAGACCGCCGGTTCGCTGGGCGCCTCGCCGGTACGGGTCTTCTTCACCATCACCCTCCCCATGGTCGCCCCGGGCCTCGTTGCCGGAGCCGCGCTGACCTGGGCGCGGGCGCTGGGCGAGTTCGGGGCCACCATCACCTTCGCCGGTAATCTCCCCGGCGCCACCCAGACGCTGCCGCTGCAGGTCTATCTGCTGCTCCAGGACCAGCCGGAGGCCGCGACCTCCGTTTCCCTCCTGCTCCTCGTTATCGCCATGGCCGTGCTGATCGCTTTGCGCGGTCGCTGGACCGGCGCGACGGCGGACAGCTCACGCGGCCCAGGGCGGCAACGCGAGCGGAAGCCGGAAGCGAAGAGTGAGGAGGCCGCAGAGGCCGGGGAGACTGAGTCCCCGGCGACAACCGACCGTTGGTCCCTACGCGCCGACCTGACCGGCTTCACCCAGCTCACCCTGGACGCCGAACCGGGGACCACCATCGCCGTGGTCGGGCCCAACGGCGCCGGTAAGACCACCCTGCTACGGGCCCTCCTCGGCCTCACCCCGCGTGCCCATGCCACCCTTCGCCTCGGCGGCCTGGATGCCACCACCCTGCCCCTGCACCGCCGTGGGGTCGCGTGGGTGCCCCAGGACGGTGCCCTCTTCCCGCACCTGAACGCCCTCGCCAACACCGCCTACGGACCGCGTGCCCACGGGGCGAGCCGCGCCGAGGCCCGTCGTACCGCCCAGCGGTGGCTTGACCGCCTCGGTGTCGGCCACCTCGCCCACCGCAAGCCCGCCCAGCTCTCCGGCGGTCAGGCCCAGCGGGTCGCCCTCGCCCGTGCCCTGGCCACCCGCCCCCGGCTGCTGCTCCTCGACGAACCCCTCGCCGCCCTCGACCAGACCACCCGGGCCCATGTCCGGCACACCCTGCGCAGCCACCTCGAAGGGTTCGGCGGTGTCTGCCTGATCGTCACCCACGACCCGGTGGAGGCGGTCTCGCTCGCCGACCGGGTCCTCGTACTCGACGAAGGCCGTGCCCTCCAGGACGGCCCGCCCGCCGAAGTCACCCGGCACCCGCGCTCACCCTGGGTCGCCCGCATGCTCGGCCGTAACGCCTGGCCCGGCACCGCCACCGCCGACGGCCTCGAACTGCCCGGCGGCGGCCGTCTCATCGTCGCCGACCCGCTTCTCGCGGACACCGAAGCGCTCGCGATCATCGCCCCGGAAGCCGTCTCCGTCCACCGGGGAAGGCCTTCCGGCAGCCCGCGCAATGTGTGGCCCGGAACCATCAGGGAGATCACCGCCGTCGGCAGCCGGCTACGCGTCCTGATCACCTCCGGCCAGGCCCCCGACCTCGTCGCCGAAATCACCCCGGAGGCAGCCGCCGAGCTCGGCCTCACGGACGGAACACCCGTATGGACGAGCGTCAAGGCCACCGAGACCACCCTTGTGCGGATCTGA
- the modA gene encoding molybdate ABC transporter substrate-binding protein: MPRAFGGRGVAAALLAAALTAPLAACGKGTDDGGASRTEITVLAAASLTDAFKTAGAVYERENPGMRVRFSFSGSQELAAQVKQGAPADVVVTADTHTMNGLRGETGTPTVIAENRLVIATGEGNPRKVRGLKDLGGGGLKVVLAAPEVPVGRYSKQVLEAAGGVDVKPVSQEPSVRAVLSKIELGEADAGIVYATDIATAADKVDAIGIPDAQNAVASYPAAPLKSSGEAGAAGAFVRWLSTPAAQKILRDTGFQLP, from the coding sequence ATGCCGAGAGCCTTCGGCGGACGCGGCGTCGCTGCGGCTCTGCTGGCCGCTGCCCTGACCGCGCCGCTGGCCGCATGCGGGAAGGGGACAGATGACGGCGGTGCGTCCAGGACTGAGATCACCGTGCTGGCTGCTGCCTCGCTCACCGATGCCTTCAAGACCGCCGGTGCCGTGTATGAGAGGGAGAACCCGGGAATGAGGGTCAGGTTCTCCTTCTCCGGGTCTCAGGAGCTGGCCGCGCAGGTGAAGCAGGGCGCCCCCGCGGATGTTGTGGTCACGGCGGACACCCACACCATGAACGGGCTGAGGGGCGAGACCGGTACCCCGACCGTGATCGCCGAGAACCGTCTGGTGATCGCTACCGGTGAGGGCAACCCGAGGAAGGTCCGGGGTCTGAAGGATCTTGGTGGCGGCGGACTGAAGGTTGTCCTCGCGGCCCCTGAGGTGCCGGTCGGGCGGTACAGCAAGCAGGTGCTGGAGGCGGCCGGGGGAGTCGACGTCAAGCCGGTCTCCCAGGAGCCGAGTGTCCGGGCCGTACTGAGCAAGATCGAGCTCGGTGAGGCCGACGCCGGCATCGTCTACGCCACGGATATCGCCACGGCGGCGGACAAGGTCGATGCCATCGGCATCCCGGACGCGCAGAACGCCGTGGCCTCCTACCCGGCCGCTCCTTTGAAGAGCTCCGGGGAAGCGGGCGCCGCGGGGGCATTCGTGCGGTGGCTGAGCACGCCCGCGGCGCAGAAGATCCTGCGGGATACGGGTTTCCAGCTGCCATGA
- a CDS encoding TOBE domain-containing protein, with protein MQSYTIGQAARLLGVSPDTARRWADAGRVATHRDEAGRRLIDGRDLAAFSVELAQSGADGTGEEDAPYTSARNAFPGIITAVKLGDVAAQVEIQAGPHRLVSLLTREAVEELGLEVGMRATARVKSTNVHIDRS; from the coding sequence ATGCAGTCCTACACGATTGGTCAGGCGGCGCGGCTGCTCGGTGTCAGCCCTGATACCGCGCGGCGCTGGGCGGACGCTGGACGGGTGGCGACTCACCGTGATGAGGCCGGTCGGCGGCTTATCGACGGCCGGGATCTGGCCGCCTTCTCGGTCGAGCTCGCGCAGAGCGGTGCCGACGGTACGGGGGAGGAGGACGCCCCCTACACCTCGGCCCGCAACGCCTTCCCCGGCATCATCACCGCCGTGAAGCTCGGTGATGTCGCGGCCCAGGTGGAGATCCAGGCCGGCCCGCACCGGCTGGTTTCCCTGCTGACCAGGGAGGCCGTCGAGGAGCTGGGACTGGAGGTCGGCATGCGGGCCACCGCCCGGGTGAAGTCCACCAATGTGCACATCGACCGCAGCTGA
- a CDS encoding CapA family protein yields the protein MPADPVTLFLCGDVMLGRGVDQILPHPGDPVLRETYVSDARSYVGLAEAVNGAIPRPVDFSWPWGDALSVLDEVAPDARVVNLETSATRRGEFAAGKAVHYRMNPANLPGLAAVRPDACVLANNHVLDFGHQGLEDTLDALAGAGLRVAGAGRDLSGARRPATVPVTGGGRVLVFSFGMPSSGIPRSWAAGEERAGVDFVPELSDAAAAGIADRVRQTKQPGDVVVASIHWGSNWGYGVSDEQVHFAHALIDGGVDVVHGHSSHHPRPLEVYRDRLVLYGCGDFIDDYEGISGYEEYRDDLRLLYLVSVEPETGKLAGMRMVPMRARRMRLEHASGKDSEWLRATLDRFSRGFGARVGRQPDGTLTLR from the coding sequence ATGCCTGCCGACCCGGTGACGTTGTTTCTCTGCGGCGACGTGATGCTCGGCCGCGGCGTGGACCAGATCCTTCCGCACCCTGGTGACCCGGTGTTGCGGGAAACGTATGTCTCGGATGCCCGCAGCTACGTCGGGTTGGCGGAGGCGGTGAACGGGGCGATTCCCCGGCCCGTCGACTTTTCCTGGCCGTGGGGAGATGCCCTCTCGGTACTCGATGAGGTCGCGCCCGATGCCCGGGTGGTGAATCTGGAGACGAGCGCGACACGGCGGGGCGAGTTCGCGGCGGGGAAGGCTGTGCACTATCGGATGAACCCGGCCAACCTCCCCGGCTTGGCGGCAGTCCGGCCCGACGCTTGTGTGCTGGCGAACAATCACGTGCTGGACTTCGGCCATCAGGGGCTGGAGGACACGCTGGATGCCCTGGCAGGTGCGGGGCTACGGGTGGCGGGGGCGGGGCGGGACCTCAGCGGGGCGCGTCGGCCCGCGACTGTCCCTGTTACGGGCGGGGGGCGGGTGCTGGTCTTCTCGTTCGGGATGCCGTCCAGCGGTATTCCGCGGAGCTGGGCCGCGGGTGAGGAGCGGGCCGGTGTTGACTTCGTACCCGAGCTGTCGGACGCCGCGGCGGCCGGGATCGCTGACCGCGTCCGGCAGACGAAGCAGCCGGGCGATGTTGTGGTCGCTTCCATTCACTGGGGGTCCAACTGGGGCTATGGAGTCTCAGATGAGCAGGTCCATTTCGCGCATGCGCTGATCGACGGCGGCGTCGATGTGGTGCACGGGCACTCCTCACACCATCCGCGTCCTCTTGAGGTGTACCGGGACAGGCTCGTTCTCTACGGCTGCGGTGACTTCATTGACGACTACGAGGGCATCAGCGGCTATGAGGAGTACCGGGATGACCTGCGGCTGCTGTACTTGGTCTCGGTGGAGCCGGAGACCGGCAAGCTGGCCGGTATGCGGATGGTGCCGATGCGGGCTCGGCGGATGCGGCTGGAGCACGCCTCGGGTAAGGATTCCGAATGGCTACGGGCGACTCTCGACCGGTTCAGCCGCGGCTTCGGCGCACGCGTCGGCCGCCAGCCGGACGGCACGCTCACTCTGCGGTGA
- a CDS encoding fibronectin type III domain-containing protein, producing MASATVVALAVVVSAAACGGGEDEQPAAADTAGDLLLQSVADTGPDPFTQSTAAKPPADALPSPANSPTPTRRPPAKPASHRSVKGSSDTLYGGSRGVDSCDVEQQIRFLTKDQDRERAFAKVAGVGTSLLPDYLRSLTSVVLRKDIRVTSHGFADGRATDFPSVLQAGTAVLVDNEGVPRVRCACGNPLTSPTALKRTARHQGTAWRGYHPKRAIVVTPASRPLTKIRLFDVVKETWIERPINSKSAKNNKDKVIPSPPLKFRGRATGPNTVELTWKPSKGDVKVAGYQVFQKGERKPVQEVLPDSKGARVSGLEAGSEYTFTVRAVDASGNASAASNKVDVVTESEQTQAPVQPDQPQPPDQPQPPDQPDQPQPPQPDPPQPPDQPQPDQPDPPQPPPDQPDQ from the coding sequence ATGGCCAGCGCCACTGTGGTGGCCCTCGCAGTCGTGGTCTCCGCGGCTGCCTGCGGCGGCGGTGAGGATGAGCAGCCTGCGGCAGCGGACACCGCCGGGGATCTCCTCCTGCAGTCAGTCGCGGATACCGGGCCGGACCCCTTCACCCAGTCGACGGCCGCCAAGCCACCCGCCGATGCCTTGCCGTCCCCGGCCAACTCACCGACGCCCACACGGCGGCCGCCCGCCAAGCCCGCCAGTCACCGGTCCGTCAAGGGCTCGAGCGACACCCTGTACGGCGGTTCGCGGGGTGTCGACAGTTGTGATGTCGAACAGCAGATCCGCTTCCTCACCAAGGACCAGGACAGGGAGCGTGCCTTCGCCAAAGTGGCCGGGGTCGGCACGTCCCTCCTCCCTGACTATCTGCGCTCACTGACCTCGGTCGTCCTGCGCAAGGACATCCGGGTCACCAGCCATGGCTTCGCGGATGGCCGCGCCACAGACTTTCCTTCGGTGCTTCAGGCCGGCACCGCGGTCCTGGTCGACAACGAGGGTGTGCCCCGGGTCCGCTGTGCCTGCGGCAACCCGCTGACCTCACCGACGGCGCTGAAGCGCACCGCGCGTCACCAGGGCACCGCCTGGCGCGGCTACCACCCGAAACGGGCCATCGTGGTCACCCCGGCATCCCGGCCGCTCACGAAGATCCGGCTTTTTGACGTGGTCAAGGAGACCTGGATCGAGCGCCCGATCAACAGCAAGAGCGCGAAGAACAACAAGGACAAGGTCATCCCGAGTCCGCCGCTGAAGTTCCGTGGCCGGGCCACCGGGCCCAATACCGTCGAGCTGACCTGGAAGCCGTCCAAAGGCGACGTCAAGGTCGCCGGTTACCAGGTCTTCCAGAAGGGCGAGCGTAAGCCGGTCCAGGAAGTCCTCCCGGACAGCAAAGGAGCACGCGTCTCCGGCCTTGAGGCCGGGAGCGAATACACCTTTACGGTGAGGGCGGTCGACGCCTCGGGCAACGCCTCCGCGGCGTCCAACAAGGTGGACGTGGTCACGGAATCCGAGCAGACCCAGGCGCCGGTTCAGCCCGACCAGCCGCAGCCGCCGGACCAGCCGCAGCCGCCGGACCAGCCGGATCAGCCCCAGCCGCCGCAGCCCGACCCGCCCCAGCCGCCGGACCAGCCGCAGCCGGATCAGCCCGACCCGCCTCAGCCGCCGCCCGACCAGCCCGATCAGTAG
- a CDS encoding ImmA/IrrE family metallo-endopeptidase: MPYRYLRLRQRCQSVVDQISLPQPFSVDALCRHIAGQRGRPLYLHPLPPEASSAGTCGLWLATATDDHIFYERHTSRLHQEHIVLHELGHMLFNHYAVEEGDADGVGRLLSSLDQQAVKHLLGRTNYTTRQEQEAEMLASLIRTTADQPVQEQPRGVTGKLGSAMGIGTLDDE, translated from the coding sequence ATGCCGTACCGATATCTCAGACTGCGTCAGCGCTGCCAGTCCGTAGTCGATCAGATCAGCCTCCCCCAGCCGTTCTCCGTCGACGCTCTCTGCCGGCACATCGCCGGCCAGCGCGGGAGACCGCTCTATCTCCATCCCCTTCCGCCGGAGGCCTCGTCGGCCGGTACCTGCGGTCTGTGGCTTGCCACTGCCACCGACGACCACATCTTCTACGAGCGGCACACATCCCGACTGCACCAAGAGCACATCGTGTTGCACGAGCTCGGCCACATGCTCTTCAACCACTATGCGGTGGAGGAGGGGGATGCCGACGGTGTGGGACGCCTGCTGTCCAGCTTGGACCAGCAAGCGGTGAAACATCTCCTCGGCCGCACCAACTACACCACCCGCCAGGAGCAGGAAGCGGAGATGCTCGCCAGCCTGATACGGACGACCGCCGACCAGCCGGTCCAGGAACAGCCACGCGGTGTCACCGGCAAGCTCGGATCGGCCATGGGCATAGGGACATTGGACGATGAGTGA
- a CDS encoding MAB_1171c family putative transporter, whose amino-acid sequence MSELSDFGRALEYPGILCLWIAVLVRLPSAVRSPQQRGLWLAVATAAAAMTLHLPATTDLIARLSGPVHLTALTRNMSGALSAVAVLYFVASSTSGRRLRTAVCVAGSVALGALLLLDATAPPHREHEIPATGDPVPSLAYWLTLMGAHLVANTVCVFICWRYGRRAQNRSLGLSLYLFGLGTALAGLFWLVYLLRITFGTGWAMPLMPLFMNLHALLRAAAILVPTFLTLSRATADIVTAWRLWPLWRDLVDAVPHVALTKPRRRTLEFLWPPVPRKLLIYRKVIETRDAILVLNDYVPPGTHALARDHVTEAGVPHSNIDAAVLACMMRAARSAKLAGRPQQPPATGSFSLDSGGLAGEKAFLLDMARAYASAPAAAFTITPTASESK is encoded by the coding sequence ATGAGTGAGCTGAGCGACTTCGGGCGGGCGCTCGAGTATCCCGGAATCCTCTGCCTCTGGATCGCGGTACTCGTGCGGCTGCCCTCGGCCGTCCGCTCCCCGCAGCAACGCGGGTTGTGGCTGGCCGTGGCCACCGCGGCCGCCGCTATGACGCTGCATCTTCCAGCCACCACCGATCTCATCGCCCGGCTCTCCGGGCCGGTCCATCTCACCGCACTGACCAGGAACATGTCCGGGGCGCTGTCAGCCGTCGCCGTGCTCTACTTCGTCGCGTCCTCCACCAGTGGCCGACGGCTCAGAACCGCTGTGTGCGTCGCCGGGAGCGTCGCGTTAGGAGCCCTGCTCCTGCTGGATGCGACAGCACCGCCGCACCGGGAGCACGAGATCCCCGCGACCGGTGATCCGGTCCCCTCCCTCGCGTACTGGCTGACCTTGATGGGCGCCCATCTTGTCGCCAACACCGTCTGTGTCTTCATCTGCTGGCGATACGGCCGACGGGCGCAGAACCGCTCCCTCGGTCTCAGCCTGTACCTGTTTGGACTCGGTACCGCCCTCGCTGGACTGTTCTGGCTGGTCTACCTGCTGCGGATCACCTTCGGCACCGGCTGGGCCATGCCGTTGATGCCGCTGTTCATGAACCTGCACGCGCTGCTCAGGGCAGCAGCCATCCTCGTACCGACCTTCCTCACCCTCAGCCGGGCGACCGCCGATATCGTGACCGCGTGGCGCCTGTGGCCGCTGTGGCGTGATCTGGTGGACGCCGTGCCGCATGTGGCCCTGACGAAGCCCCGCAGGAGGACGCTTGAGTTCCTGTGGCCACCCGTCCCCCGCAAGCTGCTGATCTACCGCAAGGTCATCGAGACCCGGGACGCCATCCTGGTCCTCAACGACTACGTCCCGCCCGGCACCCACGCTCTCGCGCGCGATCATGTGACCGAGGCCGGGGTCCCCCACTCCAATATCGACGCGGCCGTACTCGCGTGCATGATGAGAGCGGCCCGGAGCGCCAAGCTCGCCGGTCGTCCCCAGCAGCCGCCCGCCACCGGCTCATTCAGCCTCGACAGCGGCGGCCTCGCGGGCGAGAAGGCGTTTCTCCTCGACATGGCGCGAGCCTATGCGTCCGCCCCCGCAGCAGCCTTCACCATCACCCCAACCGCATCCGAAAGCAAGTGA
- a CDS encoding SDR family NAD(P)-dependent oxidoreductase, translated as MTTVLITGATAGIGAAFARRFAAKGSDLVLVARDKDRLDRTAADLRTRFGITADVLAADLLDPAQCRTVEERLAMPDRPIDVLVNNAGFGLPAPFPHSPVDDEERMLDLLVRVPLRLTHAAVPGMTSRRRGAIINVSSVAGLLPTGTYGAAKAWITSFSESLRVDLAPHGVRVLATCPGFTRTEFQKRAKMDVSSLPSWAWLDADRVVSQTLKDLRNNRPLSITGWQYKAYALAARHLPRTVAARMARSRKPPE; from the coding sequence ATGACCACCGTTCTGATCACCGGAGCCACCGCTGGCATCGGCGCGGCCTTCGCCCGCCGGTTCGCGGCCAAGGGCAGCGACCTCGTGCTGGTCGCCCGGGACAAGGACCGCCTGGACCGCACAGCTGCCGACCTGCGGACGCGGTTCGGTATCACCGCCGACGTCCTGGCGGCCGATCTCCTCGACCCGGCGCAGTGCCGTACGGTCGAGGAGCGCCTGGCCATGCCCGACCGCCCCATCGACGTCCTCGTGAACAACGCCGGCTTCGGGCTCCCGGCGCCGTTTCCGCACAGCCCGGTCGACGACGAGGAGCGGATGCTCGACCTTCTGGTCCGCGTCCCGCTCCGCCTCACCCACGCGGCCGTCCCCGGCATGACCAGCCGACGGCGGGGTGCCATCATCAACGTCTCCTCCGTGGCCGGTCTGCTGCCCACCGGAACATACGGCGCCGCCAAGGCCTGGATCACCAGCTTCAGCGAGTCCCTCCGCGTCGACCTCGCACCGCACGGCGTACGCGTCCTGGCCACCTGCCCGGGCTTCACCCGTACCGAGTTCCAGAAGCGAGCGAAGATGGACGTCAGTTCCCTGCCGTCCTGGGCCTGGCTGGACGCGGACCGAGTGGTGAGCCAGACGCTGAAGGACCTGCGCAACAACAGGCCCCTGAGCATCACCGGCTGGCAGTACAAGGCGTACGCCCTGGCAGCACGGCATCTGCCGCGCACAGTGGCCGCCAGGATGGCCCGGTCCCGCAAGCCTCCGGAGTAG